ACCGAACTCGCCGTCCGCAACCCCCCAACCGGCGAGCGCTCCCCCGGTGCGGACCCGACCGACGAAGAACCGGCGACGGCCCAACCGCTTGTGCACACCGGGGACAGCGGGTTTGAACTCTCGGCCGAGGATCGCCGCACGCTGGAGCAACGCGGACGGCCGGTGAACCACGACTGGGCCGACCTGGGCGACGGGCGGATGGATCGGTTGCGAGCGGCGGTGTTGTCTGAGGCGGCCGTCACCGGCGTCGTCGGCCCGCCGGTGGTGGTGGGCGAGGGAGGTTTGGGAAAGTCGATCGCGGCCGCCCAGTTGACCGAAGACCCCCGGATTCTGGGCTCGTTTCCCGACGGCGTCTATTGGACGACATTGGGGCGCGACCCAGCGGAGCACCCGTCCCGGTTCGAGCGTTTGCACGGCGACCTGGTGGCGGGCATTCGTCAGCGACGCAGCACCGCCGGACCGTTGCCCGACAAGCTGAACGATCTGCTCTCGGCCCCGTGTGAGCAACCGTCGGAGTATCTGGCCGTGATCCGGGACCTGTTGCGCGTCAGCACGGCCTTGGTGGTTCTTGATGACGTGTGGGACCCCGCCCGAGTGCGATCGCTGGTGCCACGCGAGGGAGCCGGGCGGGTGCTGGTCACCTCCCGGTCCGACACGGTGGTGACGGGCATCGGGGGCACACCGGTGACCATTGACCGGTTGGACGACGCGCTGGCCCGGCGGTTCCTCGCCCAACTGGCCGGACTCCCCCACCTGTCGGATGCCGAATCGGCCCCGGTGATTGCCGCAGCGGACGGGCGGCCCATTCGCCTGGCGGTCTACGCCGGGATGATCAAGCGCGACGTGTCGTGGAGCGAGGTCTCGGAGCGTATTGCCGATCATGACCGGGCGTGGGGCCCCGACGCCGATGCCGAGTATCGGGCTCACGAGGTGTCGGTCAGCCAACTGGAGTCAACGCAACCCGGGCTGGCGAAGCGGTTCTGGAAGTTGGCCATCTTTCCCGAAGACACCCCCGTGCCGGTCCACGTGGTCGCCGGGCTGTGGGGCGCCGACCTCGACGACGCACTTCAGTCGATTCGGGCGCTGCTGCGCGCCGGTTTGCTGTCTCGATCGGGGGCGGCCGAAGCGGCACCGCACCGGGACGGTGCGATCTCGAGCGCCGACAGCATCCAGCTTCACGACGTGACGCTCGACTTCCTCATTCGGAGGGGACCATACCCAGAGGACTGGCATTTCGACCTGGTGACGTGGGCCAGATCGCTGGTCTCGGAAGAACACGGAACCACCCGATGGTCCACCCTCGCGCCCGCCGAGCGGTACCTGTGGGGACACCTGTTCCATCACCTCAAGGGCGCCGGATTGTCGGACGAGATTCAAGAGACCGTGCTGGACCCCAACTGGATTGGCGGACGGGTTTCGGTAACGGTCGGTGAGGGCATGCTCGACGACCTCTCGATGGCCGAGCGCCTCGCGCTTCGAAACCCGGCGGCCGGCCGCCTGGTCGCAGAGGCAGCCGAGTGTTGGCGCCGAGACCAGCATCTCATTCTCCGGGCTACGAGTGAGGCTCCGGCTACGGCCAAGGCGGCCGCCCCACGCGACACCGCTGCGGCTGTGTGGAGCCGTCACTCCACCAGCGCCACGGACGCCGGACGCTGGGACACCCAGGTACGTCGGCTCGCAGGACATGACCCTCGCCGAAGCGGTACATCCCTCGACCTTCCTCTTGATGGAGTGAGCGCCGTCGCCTGGGCGCCCACGGGAGATCGTGTCGCGGTAACCGGGTTCGATTGCTGCATTCGCGTGTGGGATACCCGATCCAACACGGTGTTGGCGGCCTGGGAGGCGCACTCCGCCACGGTGTGGGGCCTCGCCTGGGATCCTGATGGCAGGCGACTTGCCTCGTCCTCGTTTGACCGCACCATCCGGGTGTGGGACCCCGAGGATGGCACCGAACTCGGTCGTCTCGAAGGCCACACCGGCGGGGTGTGGTCGGTGGGGTGGTCACCGGATGGCACCAGGCTGGTTTCCGGGTCGGCCGATGGGACCATCCGGGTCTGGGACCCCAACGAGCGTACCGAACTCGGTCGTCTCGAAGGCCACACCCGCACGGTGTTGTCGG
Above is a genomic segment from Candidatus Microthrix parvicella Bio17-1 containing:
- a CDS encoding WD40 repeat domain-containing protein, encoding MPTEAQAERTIFACYRVHDFRDQIDPNEEERKFLQVLGERLGDLPGWSLRWDDHLQSGQKFHPQIQQWIKDAGAFIVLVGPQHGGSPYIRDHEFPAILREHEARGVPVFWVHLRTTDLQALARAYPELGGDLDQTFDALGDLSQSMFQNDLAPGSRPATADTRRMDAVLSQLCTELAVRNPPTGERSPGADPTDEEPATAQPLVHTGDSGFELSAEDRRTLEQRGRPVNHDWADLGDGRMDRLRAAVLSEAAVTGVVGPPVVVGEGGLGKSIAAAQLTEDPRILGSFPDGVYWTTLGRDPAEHPSRFERLHGDLVAGIRQRRSTAGPLPDKLNDLLSAPCEQPSEYLAVIRDLLRVSTALVVLDDVWDPARVRSLVPREGAGRVLVTSRSDTVVTGIGGTPVTIDRLDDALARRFLAQLAGLPHLSDAESAPVIAAADGRPIRLAVYAGMIKRDVSWSEVSERIADHDRAWGPDADAEYRAHEVSVSQLESTQPGLAKRFWKLAIFPEDTPVPVHVVAGLWGADLDDALQSIRALLRAGLLSRSGAAEAAPHRDGAISSADSIQLHDVTLDFLIRRGPYPEDWHFDLVTWARSLVSEEHGTTRWSTLAPAERYLWGHLFHHLKGAGLSDEIQETVLDPNWIGGRVSVTVGEGMLDDLSMAERLALRNPAAGRLVAEAAECWRRDQHLILRATSEAPATAKAAAPRDTAAAVWSRHSTSATDAGRWDTQVRRLAGHDPRRSGTSLDLPLDGVSAVAWAPTGDRVAVTGFDCCIRVWDTRSNTVLAAWEAHSATVWGLAWDPDGRRLASSSFDRTIRVWDPEDGTELGRLEGHTGGVWSVGWSPDGTRLVSGSADGTIRVWDPNERTELGRLEGHTRTVLSVGWSPDGTRLVSGLADGTIRVWDPDERTELGRLEGHTGGVLSVGWSPDGTRLVSGSADGTIRVWDPDERTELGRLEGHTDRVWSVGWSPDGTRLVSGSNDGTIRVWDPDERTELGRLEGHTNTVLSVGWSPDGTRLVSGSDDGTIRIWDPEDGTELGRLEGHTNTVLSVGWSPDGTRLVSGSDDGTIRVWDPEDGTELGRLEGHTRTVWSVGWSQDGTRLVSGSADGTIRVWDPDDGTELGRLEGHTGGVWSVGWSPDGTRLVSGSNDGTIRVWDPDERTELGRLEGHTNSVLSVGWSPDGTRLVSGSNDGTIR